A genome region from Hevea brasiliensis isolate MT/VB/25A 57/8 chromosome 7, ASM3005281v1, whole genome shotgun sequence includes the following:
- the LOC110655454 gene encoding oxysterol-binding protein-related protein 1D: protein MNPLCCIAPVSIDRDRANPVVEKSDNQSQLGLEVADKTVNQCSKPSFSAQVSSVGTDLDRYAAVGNQDVEELVVEARDSKAYSVNGGVSGAVAGILYKWVNYGKGWRSRWFVLEDGVLSYYKIHGPDKILMSPAREKDVRVIGEESLRYMRKANWSSNRLGLSAAAAARQCKPFGEIHLKVSSVRASKSDDKRLTIFTGTKTLHLRCVSREDRAAWLESLQAAKDLFPRVLTSIDFSPYEDVVSTEKLKQRLLQEGIGEAVIQDCESIMRLELFELQNQLKALRHKHLMLLDTLRQLETEKIELETTVVDETKERESYCGQANRRFSDFYSVMSEGSPSDSEVDNESQEGPDVETDEDDGTFFDTNDFFSSDALRSASYRSRETMGNACVYDNPFLSDNLHGAFVKEIRTIQYPFVKRRDNLPEPKEKEKPVGLWSIIKDNIGKDLSGVCLPVYFNEPLSSLQKCFEDLEYSYLVDRALEWGKQGNELMRILNIAAFAVSGYASTEGRQCKPFNPLLGETYEADYPDKGLRFFSEKVSHHPMIVACHCEGRGWKFWADSNIKGKFWGRSIQLDPVGVLTLQFEDGETFQWSKVTTSIYNIILGKLYCDHYGTMRIKGSGNYSCKLKFKEQSIIDRNPHQVHGFVQDNRTGEKVAMLVGKWDEAMYYVLGDPATKPKGYDPMTEAVLLWERDKSVTKTRYNLTPFAISLNELTPGLLEKLPPTDSRLRPDQRHLENGEYELANAEKLRLEQLQRQARKLQERGWQPRWFHKDGEGCYRYIGGYWEAKERKNWDGIPDIFGQSSDSPLRLVEE from the exons ATGAATCCTCTCTGCTGCATTGCTCCGGTTTCCATCGATCGGGATCGGGCTAACCCAGTGGTGGAGAAATCTGATAACCAGTCTCAGTTAGGTCTTGAAGTTGCTGATAAAACAGTCAACCAGTGCTCCAAACCTAGTTTCTCAGCTCAGGTATCGTCGGTCGGTACTGATTTGGATAGGTATGCCGCCGTTGGAAATCAAGACGTTGAAGAATTGGTTGTTGAAGCTAGGGATTCAAAGGCATATAGTGTGAATGGCGGCGTGAGTGGCGCTGTGGCGGGGATTCTCTACAAATGGGTGAATTACGGGAAGGGATGGAGGTCGAGATGGTTCGTGCTCGAGGATGGAGTGCTATCGTATTATAAGATTCATGGACCTGACAAGATTTTGATGAGTCCGGCGAGGGAGAAGGATGTTAGGGTGATCGGAGAGGAATCTTTGAGGTACATGAGAAAGGCCAATTGGAGTAGTAATCGACTCGGTTTGAGCGCCGCTGCAGCCGCCAGACAGTGCAAACCATTCGGCGAAATCCATTTGAAG GTTTCATCAGTTCGTGCAAGCAAATCAGATGATAAAAGGCTTACCATTTTCACTGGGACAAAAACTCTACACTTGCGATGCGTATCAAGAGAGGATAGAGCAGCATGGCTCGAGTCACTGCAGGCTGCTAAAGATCTTTTCCCTAGAGTGTTGACGAGCATTGATTTTTCACCTTATGAAGATGTTGTTTCTACTGAGAAATTAAAACAGCGCTTATTGCAGGAGGGCATTGGTGAAGCAGTCATCCAAGACTGCGAGTCAATTATGCGCTTAGAACTCTTTGAGTTGCAAAATCAGTTGAAGGCTCTTCGACATAAACACTTAATGTTGTTAGACACATTGAGGCAGTTAGAG ACAGAGAAAATAGAGCTGGAAACTACTGTAGTGGATGAAACAAAGGAGCGTGAATCATATTGTGGACAGGCGAATAGAAGATTTAGTG ATTTCTACTCTGTCATGTCTGAGGGCAGTCCAAGTGATTCTGAAGTTGATAATGAAAGTCAAGAGGGACCAGATGTTGAAACAGATGAAGATGATGGGACATTTTTTGATACAAATGACTTTTTCTCTTCTGATGCTTTAAGAAGTGCCTCCTATAGAAGTAGGGAAACTATGGGAAATGCATGTGTATATGATAACCCATTTTTGTCTGATAACTTACATGGGGCATTTGTGAAGGAAATCAGGACAATCCAATATCCATTTGTTAAAAGAAGAGATAATTTGCCAGAACCAAAGGAAAAAGAGAAGCCTGTTGGCCTGTGGTCAATTATTAAGGACAATATTGGGAAGGACTTGTCTGGAGTTTGTCTTCCTGTTTATTTTAATGAACCACTCTCTTCGCTACAGAAGTGCTTTGAGGATTTGGAATATTCATACTTGGTTGATCGAGCGCTGGAATGGGGGAAGCAG GGGAATGAATTGATGAGAATTCTGAACATTGCAGCTTTTGCTGTATCTGGCTACGCCTCAACAGAAGGACGGCAGTGCAAGCCCTTCAACCCTCTCCTAGGGGAGACCTATGAAGCTGACTATCCAGATAAAGGGCTTCGTTTTTTCTCTGAAAAG GTAAGTCACCACCCAATGATTGTTGCTTGTCACTGTGAGGGAAGAGGCTGGAAATTCTGGGCAGACTCCAATATCAAAGGGAAGTTTTGGGGGCGGTCTATTCAGCTTGATCCTGTTGGTGTCCTTACCCTGCAGTTTGAGGATGGTGAGACCTTCCAGTGGAGCAAGGTCACCACTTCTATATACAACATTATACTTGGAAAACTATATTGTGATCACTATGGCACCATGCGCATCAAAGGTAGTGGCAATTACTCTTGCAAGCTCAAGTTCAAAGAGCAGTCCATCATAGACCGAAATCCTCATCAG GTTCACGGATTCGTACAAGATAATAGAACTGGAGAGAAGGTAGCAATGTTAGTGGGAAAGTGGGATGAAGCAATGTACTATGTACTAGGTGATCCAGCTACAAAGCCAAAGGGGTATGATCCAATGACAGAAGCTGTCTTGCTTTGGGAAAGAGACAAATCAGTTACCAAGACAAGATACAATCTCACCCCTTTTGCGATATCCTTGAATGAACTGACTCCTGGCTTGTTGGAGAAATTGCCTCCCACAGACTCAAGGCTGAGGCCAGATCAGAGACACCTCGAAAATGGGGAATATGAGTTGGCAAATGCAGAGAAGTTGAGACTTGAACAGTTACAAAGACAG GCAAGGAAGTTGCAGGAAAGGGGTTGGCAGCCAAGATGGTTTCATAAAGACGGCGAAGGTTGCTATCGTTATATAGGGGGGTACTGGGAAGCAAAAGAGAGAAAGAATTGGGATGGAATTCCTGATATATTTGGCCAAAGTAGTGATTCACCTTTACGTTTAGTTGAAGAATGA